The Poecilia reticulata strain Guanapo linkage group LG13, Guppy_female_1.0+MT, whole genome shotgun sequence genome has a segment encoding these proteins:
- the laynb gene encoding layilin has product MDFMRLFGTVIAVLFHPGSASKINGQKICRRGTERPCYKASYIQDSRRRLTFEDARQSCRSEGGELLSIETESEQRLIESFIQKLKVGDGDFWIGLRRRPPHHRTGNNNPGCPSQYYWVDGSKAKYRNWNWDEPSCGSEMCVVLYHQPSAPADEEGHFLFKWNDDNCSCKNNFVCKYKEEKMPVFTGDGIIVEPVPSMRPNISTEGDVRIAIGLPESSVSFSDNSLYVSYILYATIPAMLLLLLLAAAGFFCYRQHAKRRKTETESFPGRSKQLMPTAPSVSSIQGPYAFSDITKLPHAALDYRTQAEIMTKYSCPYSHDAQYPDYENVTCSEKETGFVTNDIYESARTQSRRCRSQDGWVENEIYG; this is encoded by the exons GCCAGAAAATCTGCCGACGCGGGACGGAGCGGCCATGCTATAAGGCATCCTACATCCAGGACAGCAGGCGGAGGCTGACGTTTGAGGATGCCAGGCAGTCCTGCAGGTCAGAGGGAGGCGAGCTGCTCAGCATTGAGACAGAGAGTGAGCAGCGCTTGATAGAGAGCTTCATACAAAAGCTGAAGGTTGGAGATGGTGATTTCTGGATTGGGCTCCGTCGCAGACCTCCGCATCACCGGACAGGGAATAATAACCCAGGATGCCCCTCGCAGTACTATTGGGTCGATGGAAGCAAGGCCAAGTACAG GAACTGGAACTGGGATGAGCCGTCATGTGGTTCTGAAATGTGTGTGGTGTTGTACCACCAGCCCTCCGCACCAGCTGACGAAGAAGGCCATTTCCTGTTTAAGTGGAATGATGACAActgcagctgcaaaaacaactttgtctGCAAATACAAGGAAG AGAAAATGCCAGTATTTACAGGAGACGGGATCATAGTAGAACCAG TTCCATCTATGAGGCCAAACATATCCACAGAAGGGGATGTCAGAATAGCTATTGGATTACCTGAGTCGTCAg TGTCTTTCTCGGACAACAGCCTCTATGTTTCCTACATCCTATATGCCACTATTCCAgctatgctgctgctgctgctgttagcagCTGCTGGGTTCTTCTGCTACAGACAACATgcaaaaag GAGGAAGACGGAAACAGAGAGTTTCCCCGGCAGATCGAAGCAGCTGATGCCAACAGCACCTTCGGTTTCCTCCATTCAAGGACCTTACGCCTTTAGTGACATCACTAAGCTCCCTCATGCCGCTCTGGACTACAGGACGCAGGCAGAAATCATGACAAAGTACTCCTGCCCATACTCACATGACGCCCAGTATCCCGATTACGAGAACGTGACGTGTTCAGAGAAGGAGACCGGCTTTGTGACGAACGATATCTACGAGAGTGCCAGGACTCAGAGTCGGCGGTGCCGCAGTCAGGATGGATGGGTGGAAAATGAGATCTATGGCTAA